ACCTACCTCTGGCTTTCTGCACTTAACCAATTGATTTATGAATTTCTCGTCTGAGTGACGCATCATGCATGCATCGCATCCCGTCACATCACAGGTACGTCGAAGTGGACGAGAGCAATGGCGTCCACCTCTTCTACTACTTCATCAGGTCGGAGAGGAACCCGGCGGAGGACCCCGTCATGATCTGGCTGACCGGCGGGCCAGGGTGCTCCGCCTTCTCCGGCCTTGTCTATGAGATTGGTAGGTAACCGAGCTCTTCAAGTCCAGAACCATCGTCTCGTCTCGATCCGTCTTCCTTTTTCTCTTCCATTTTTGGTGACCGTGCATCTATATCTGTCGCAATCAAACTTTTCATATGTATCCACGAAAACTGCGACTTTCTTTGAGGGGGACGAAAACAGCAACTAGTACCGCTCGGTGTGGCTTTGTCCACATGCCTTCTGCGGGGAAAATATCAGGTGCTCCCATACTTTAACTGTTTTCATCATGCTTCAAACTTAAAAAAATAAATTAGGatgtttgaaaaaataaaataatttttcgCGGGTGAATAAAATATTGTTTTTTAATGTTCACAAGACATTTTTATATAATCCCTAAAAAGTTCAGACGCAAATTCGAAATACACATGGAGAAACAAAGAAGATAAATCTGCATGAATAGTGTCACAGACAAAAGCAAAAAATGACACTATTTGCACCcatatttctcttttttgtttcttcatTTGTATTTCAAATTTAGATTTGAAATTTTTAGGGAATGTGAACACATGTCTTATGAACATGCACAATGTTTTTATTTTTGGGGAAAATGCTAGCATGGGAACATTTGAGTTTTGGGAGCACTGGATATGCACTTACCTTCTAGGTGCCTCGAAGCAAATCCACTTCTACTACTGCTTGAATGGAGAGTTGAACATTTTGCAAAGACAATGCGCTCATGTAGCACTAGCCAAAAATGTGCAAGACATGCATACACCTTTTATATATTAATGTCTCAACAATCAAGTATATATGTGCAGGCCCTCTGAGTTTTGATCGTCGCACCGACGTCAATGGCTTTCCCAAGTTGCTCTACAAACCAGACTCATGGACCAAGGCAGGTTTCAGTCTCAAACTCTTCTTCATTCTTACTATTTTCATGATTCTGAGTCGCACATGGATCCCTCCGTCTCCCAGGTGAGCAATATCATCTTCATCGATTCCCCCGTTGGAACCGGCTTCTCGTACTCCAAAACAGAGCAAGGATACAAATCAAGTGATACCCAAGTCGTCACCCAAATTGTCATCTTCATCAGAAAGGTCCCACTTCCTCCTCAAATCACCCAACCACCACTAGTACTAATTAATTGCAAATGCTTATTGTTCTTGCATGTACGCGTTGCAGTGGTTTGATGAGCACCCAGAGTTCATGTCGAATCCTTTCTACGTTGCCGGTGATTCCTACTGTGGTATTACTGTGCCAGGCATCACCCTTGGAATAGCTAAAGGTAACTTTTATACATGCACAAGTCTTCTCTCCTCTATAAATATTTCATTTTCTTGTCCGAATAACTGGCTGTATAACTTCTAGGGATAGAAGATGGCAGTGGATCAGCTCTCAATCTAAAGGTTTGAAGCCAAAAAAAAATCTGCATGAGTACCATGTTATGTATATGGATTTTTTTTCCCGTCCCGCCTGTAGTACACAATTTTCAAATTTAGATTAGCTTGAACTTTTTCTCTCAATTTGGAGATGGTCCAGGGCGGCATTTGCCTGCCGTAGTTCCTAAAAAAGCTAGACTATTTTGAACTATTTTCCTCTCAATTTTGAAATGGCCCAGGCCAGCGTTTGCCCACCGTAGTTCCCTGCCGTAGTTTGAACTTTTTTCCTCTCAAATCGGAAATGGTTCTGGTGGCATTTGCCCGCCGTAGTTCCCTTGAAAAAAGTTTGATTAGTTTTTTACTTGCCTGCTAATTTGGCATGTTATGACCAGGGCTACCTTGTGGGAAATCCAGTCACAGCTTATTGGTACTACGATAATCCAGCTAAAATTCCATTTGCACACGGGAAGGGTCTCATATCTGACGAAATGTACCAGGTaccattttttttttgaaagggaacTTGCTACTTGCATCCATGTGTGATCCCTCATCTATTAAGTCAGTTTTTTTTTATAGAAAATCTACCGCAAAAAAGTTGTAGCTTTATGTTTGTCTTTGCAGTTTACTTTATTACTATTTCACGTGTTGATTATTTCCAGGAGTACAAGGAGAGCTGCAGTGCATGGGAATTCAGCCCGGAGTGCACAAAAAGTCATGCTGCCATCGACGAGGTAtccaattattttgcaaagcaacgtTTTGCCTTTCATTTCTCCCAATTAGCGAGTCAGCATGAGTCAAGTTGTGTGTTTGTGAAGTGTGTCAAGGATATATGCCCAAACCACATCCTGGAGCCCCTGTGCGCTTTCGCGAGCCCGCACCCATACAATCTGAAACTGAATTCAAGCGCACGAGAGATGCTCCAGCTGCAGGAGGACTACACTGCCAGGGCCGGGCTTCAGCTGTCTGAGATTTCTACAGAGTGTAGAGTTAGTAACAAATCAAACAGTGCTTCCAAATTTGCAGCACAATGTTTTCTTATCTGAGAGTACTTCATATTTCATCGCAGACCGCGGAATATGCGATGTCCATGATATGGGCGAACAATGACACTGTCAGAGAGGCTCTTGGTGTCCACAAAGTAATTGACGTCTGAATACGCATTGCTACTTCCTGCTTGGTATGGTGGTATGGTTGATCATGATATTCTTAAGTACATTGCAGGGAACGGTTTCTTCATGGCTAAGATGCAACTTCGACATACGGTACACCAACGATATTTTCAGCTCGGTGGAGCACCATCTGGATGTGACCACCAGAGGCTACAGGAGCCTGATCTACAGCGGCGATCATGACATGATTGTACCTTCCATCGGCACGCAGGCCTGGATCAGGTCTCTGAACTTCTCCGTTGTGGATGAGTGGAGACCGTGGTATGTCGATGCACAAGTTGCAGGGTGAGGACTGGTTTGCTTGTCCGTCATATGGGTGTTGCAACTGAAAGGGTCTAGACTTGTTCTGATGGATTCTCACAAGCAACTTTTTCTCATGTGCAGATATACAAGGTCATACTCAAATAACCTCACCTTCGCAACTGTCAAGGTATGCCCTTGGTGTCTTCTCTTTGCTACGCCAAATAAATGTATAATAGTAATATTTTTGTTTGTGAAATAGGGCGGTGGACATACTGCTCCGGAGTACATGCCAAAGCAATGCCTTGCTATGTTTGCAAGGTGGCTTTCTGGTGAGCCTCTTTGATGGTGTACATGCAGCCTCCGGTGGTGGTTACTTTGTGTTTGTGCCTTGGAGCTACAACAATAGTTGTTAAAGCTTGATTCACAGATGCAAATGAATGTTATGTTCAATGTATAACAATGGGGGGATATGACTGTGTGCATCgcttgatgcagaggccgaggataatcctcctttaaaaaaaataACAATGGGGGGATGTTCACTGGTGGAAAGAAAAAAAGCAGAAAAATGTTGGTGGGCGTGCTTCGGTACACCCCCTATATGATGATATTATATAGCAGTACATACATAAATCTATAGACCGGTATCTATCTGCCTCCGTAGATAAGACTCCATCCAACGACCGCAATCCATTTGCATCCCATTTATTAAGTAATAAAAGATACcattgcattaataataatattccTTTCACCCTGCAGTCATTATGAGGACAACAAGTTATCAATAATTTATCTTTGGTGAGGTAGATTCATCTAAGTTATCTCTCTCCTACAGATACAGTCATCGAAAGTATTTCACCAATAAGTATCTAGTAAATGGGCACTCTAGAGATCTCGACAAAGATATATAAGGATACTAAAATAGACACAACCATACACATATACCTAGATATCACAATTAAGACAAAATAATCTTTAAGTCATGTGATTTTTCTTTCTTTCATAATTTATAGGAAAATTTAATTTTACCAAATTTCTTTGAGGTGTAGTGCCTTAAAATAAAAAACAACTGCCTTCACTTTGCATTAAAATATTATCTTAATTTTGTACAAGTCTTTTGTCATTATTAACATTAGCAACATTATTATGCAGTTAATTTTGCCAAGTGTAATACATACATGTACATTATTTAAGATCTTATATTAAGAGAATGAATTACATGACTGATATGTACTATATtagaaataaaataataattacAATTCTCTAATTTAAAGAGTAAAGTTCTTGGGTTGGTTAATGTGATATATTACCCATCTAATAATATAATCTAATATCGGTTGGGAATCATGACTAACAAGGTTGTCGGTTCACTTTATAAGCTAAACTTGTTATACTCcgtgaaagaacatgatcttggatCTTGAGTTGGGACAAGGTCCAAAGGGAAAAATGTTGGAGAGCGAGCACCACTGAAAAAGTGTGTTTTAAGTTGAAATATAGATTTTTTG
Above is a window of Triticum dicoccoides isolate Atlit2015 ecotype Zavitan chromosome 5B, WEW_v2.0, whole genome shotgun sequence DNA encoding:
- the LOC119305904 gene encoding serine carboxypeptidase-like 15 gives rise to the protein MTTRKRRRDDRRGALVASVRLFLLLLLPSAASSSSSSSSSLRQQSKIITHLPGFDGPLPFQLQTGYVEVDESNGVHLFYYFIRSERNPAEDPVMIWLTGGPGCSAFSGLVYEIGPLSFDRRTDVNGFPKLLYKPDSWTKVSNIIFIDSPVGTGFSYSKTEQGYKSSDTQVVTQIVIFIRKWFDEHPEFMSNPFYVAGDSYCGITVPGITLGIAKGIEDGSGSALNLKGYLVGNPVTAYWYYDNPAKIPFAHGKGLISDEMYQEYKESCSAWEFSPECTKSHAAIDECVKDICPNHILEPLCAFASPHPYNLKLNSSAREMLQLQEDYTARAGLQLSEISTECRTAEYAMSMIWANNDTVREALGVHKGTVSSWLRCNFDIRYTNDIFSSVEHHLDVTTRGYRSLIYSGDHDMIVPSIGTQAWIRSLNFSVVDEWRPWYVDAQVAGYTRSYSNNLTFATVKGGGHTAPEYMPKQCLAMFARWLSGEPL